GAATTGATTTAAAGTATCCGGACCATTAAATGCATATAGGAGTGTATCCTATGGAATATCGCTTTACCATCAAAGAAATGCCTGAAGATGAAAGGCCTCGAGAGCGGCTGGCGAGTTTCGGACCTGAAGCCCTCTCCAACCATGAACTTCTGGCCATTATTCTTTCGACCGGATATAAAGCAGGTGGAAGGACTTACACGGCGCTGGAACTGGCTACGCAACTCCTGAATCATTTTGGAAGCCTGAAAGAATTGGCTAAGGCAAGTTTTGAAGAACTGTGTAAACTTCCCGGCGTAGGTCCTGCCAAAGCCTGCCAGATCAAAAGCGCCTTTGAACTGGGAAATCGTGTAGCCTTGTCGGGTGGGGAACCCAAACCTGTCATCAAAAGACCTCAGGATGTGGTTCAGTATTTTAAAAATCGAATGAGCCTGCTCAAAAAAGAGGAGTTCGTTGTAGCGATTCTGGATACCAAGAATAAGCTGGTTAAAGATGTGGTAATCTCTCGAGGGACCTTAAACGCTTCCATTGTCCATCCTCGGGATGTTTTTAATGTAGCGGTAACCCACATGGCCAGCGCCCTCATCCTTCTCCACAATCATCCTTCCGGAGACCCCTCTCCAAGTGGAGAGGACATCGAAATTACCCGACGATTGGCCGAAGTCGGAAAACTGATGGGAATTGAAGTTCTGGATCATATCATCATTGGAGATGGAAACTACGCAAGCCTGAAGGAGATGAAGCTTTTCTAAATTCTAACATCCTCTCTAGGGTTACCTGCAAGACAGTCTTTTTTAAAGCGAATTTGTTATTTTTCTTTCATTTCATGGACCCCTTCCCAATCGGGAGGCGGTGGATTTAACTTATAATTCTGACAACGTTCCAGGAAAAGCTTACAGGCTTTGTCTTCCGTTTTTATCTTTAAAGCCTTCTCAAAACAGAAGATAGCCTGATCCCAGTTCTGGCTTCGATATTCTTTCAAACCGGCCTCAAAGGTTTGGATGAAATCCTGGACCTCTGCAGAGAGAATCCCCTCTCCGATTAATTCGTAGATGGTAACGGGTTCCATCTTTCCTTTGACCGTAATTCGATCTAATTCCCGTACAATAAAAGGAAGACCTTTAATAAGTTTATAGGTATTCTCACTCAGGATAATGTTGGTTCCATACTGTTTATTGACCCCTTCCAGCCGAGAAGCTAAATTGACCTGATCTCCAATGATGGTATAATCGAACCGACTGTGGGAACCCATATTTCCTACCACCACTTCACCGGAATTGATGCCGATCCCAATATCCAGAAACGGATATCCTTGGGCTTTCCATTGGATCCGCATTTCTCTTAATTTAGTCATCATATCGAGGGCGGTCTTACAGGCACGAACGGCATGATCTTCCTGGGGTAAGGGGGCTCCAAAAAAAGCCATGATAGCATCTCCCATGTATTTATCCAGAGTCCCTTTATAGTTCATGACAATATCGGTCATAGGAGTAAGATATTCGTTGAGAAAATGAACAAGTTCTTCTGCATCCAACCTCTCAGACAGGGAAGTAAATCCGCGAATATCTGAAAATAGAACCGTCAGATATTTCCTTTCACCACCCAATTTAAGCCTTTCAACGTCTTCCAGGAGTTCATCCACAACCGCCGGGGCTACATAGTGTTGAAAAGCGTTTCGGATTTCCCTTTTACGACGCTCTTCTGAAAAGTATTTATACGAAGTAAGACTCGTATAATTGATTACTATTAATAGAAAAGGGTAGGTAAAGTTTAACCAAACCTTTGAGTAAATGAATGCCCCATACACGAACCCGGCCAAAAGGGCTATACAAAACAGGGTCAGGACAATTCCGGGTGCTAACCTGAATCTGGGGAGGAGAAAACCGATTAAGAAACCCACACATAAAATAACCAGACCATCCCAAGCAATGGCGATTCCAGGTCGGGTTAGAAAATCCCTTTGAAGAATATTTTCAATAACAGTGGCATGGATCTCAACCCCTGGAAACTTGGCCTGAAAAGGGGTAGGATGTAAATCCTGGCTGATATCTCCGGTCCATCCCAGCAGGACAATTTTATCTTTCACATCTTCAGGACGAATTTCTTTTTCACAACGTGCATCCAGGGGTTTTCCGGTAATACGCTCACAGAGAATGACATCGGCCAGGGAGTAGTAATGAAACATCCCTTCAGGTCCGTAATAATTGATCAGAAGCCGTGCCTGTTCATCTACCGGTATGACAATATCTTTCAGTAGAATACTATCTACTTCACCATACCTTCCCTCTGTAGTTTCACGGATATAAATAATCGGCTGTGAAGCGTTAGGATCCAGAGCAAAGCGGGCTACTTCTAAATCCAGAGAAGGATAATAATTTCCTTTATACTCCATCAGCAAAGGGACCCATCTACGATTCCCATCCACGTCTGGAAATACATTAAAATGTCCGAAGCTTTTCGCTGCACTGGAAAATCTGGGGATATTAAGCTCTACTTCCACTCCACGTTCAAGCTTTAGAGGAGGACGTACAGCCGAGCGATAGCGTAGGATTCCGTACCTGGTACGGGACATAAGCTGCTGATTGGCTTCAGATTGCTCAAGTGTAACCTGTTGGGCATCGTTTGCCGAGAGATAATAGGTCCCTAAAATGGCGTTACCGAAACTCTTGAGAGCCGCTTCCAGTCTGGCATCGTAGTCGAGGTTGATCTCTAACTCCTGGAGATGTTTTAAATAATCAAGATTCGGGTTACTTCCCGCCTTTGAAAGGTAATCCGCTTTAAGGGATTGAATAGCCTGGAGGGCCGCATTTTCACCGGTGGTCGAGAAACTTACATCGAATCCGATAATCCGTGCACCTCCCTGAGTCAGGATATGAATAAAATCCGCAATCCAGGCTCTTCCGGTAGATTGCCACCTCCCTAATCGATCATGGGTTTTTTCATCCACGGCAACAATGAGAATATGATTGGTAGGCGTTCGGGGACCTCGTAATTGAAACCTGAAATTGAGGGTATAGGCCTCAATGATATCCAGCAGATTCAACCTCAAGAACCGGTAATAGGAACCTTCTATCCTGGGCAAAACATATAGGAGTAATATAAGGAGGGTCCAAATCAAACTTATGAAAAAGCCCATACGTCGACCTTCTCCACTTTGTCTTTTCTTTTTTCCAGATTTATCGGTTTTATCCGCCATATCTAAAGGTTCAGGTAAAGATAAATTAAGGACCCCTGAACTTTAACCCTGTAGAACCCTGCTGCCTGCAGACAGGTTGAAAGGTACGCTTTACTCTAAACGGGCTACTTCTGTGAAGCCCGGGTTCTCCGGGAGCTTCCCTTAAGAATCTAAAAAACTCCTTACCAAAGGAACAATCTCAGAGAGATGCTCTGCTACGAGAATCCCGGCTTCCTTAAACTTTTCAATCTTGGATCGAGTACTTCCTTTGGTTCCTTCCACGATTACAGCAGCATGTCCGAATCGAACGCCCGGCATCTCATCGGCAAAACGCCCGGCTACAAAAGCCACAATTGGCAGCGAAACCCTATGTTCGAGGACGTACTCGGCTAACCTTTCTTCGGCCGTTCCGCCCGGTTCGCAGAAGATAACGACTCCTCGGGTTTCCGGGTCTTTTTCAAATAACGGGAGCAAATCCAGAAAGTTAGATCCTACCACCGGGTCCCCACCGATACTCACGCAGGTACTCTGACCGATCCCATGAAGGGTAAGCAGATTTGCAATCTCGGTGGTCATCCCACCACTTCTAGACATAACCCCTATAGGCCCCGGTGAATAAGCCTTTCGAACATCTTCAGCAGGTCCTCCAATCATGCCGATTTTGATTCGATGGGGGGAAATGAGTCCTAAAGAGTTGGGTCCGATAATCCGGGCTCTCTTTTCCTCTGCATATTCTACCATTTCAATTACATCTCTTCGGGGAATCCGCTCGGTTACAATCACCAGGAGTTTAATATCATGATCCAAGGCTTCAAAGGCTGCACTCTTGGCAACCGAAGGAGGGACAGAAATGATAGAGGCAAATTGTGTTCTCTTCAAATTTTCCCTTTGTTCAGACCTTTCCAGGGCTTCCTGGACGGTATCATAGACGGGTACTCCGTAGACTTCAAGACCTCCTTTACCCGGAGTCACACCGGCTACCACCTTCGAGCCATAATCCAAAAGGTTCTTCGTAAAGGTAGCCGCTTCTCTCCCTGTAATACCTTGAACAATCAGACGGGTATTTTCGTCGGCTAGAATCATACCTACAAGGGGACGAAAGGCCAAAGGTGAAAGGGTAAAAATCCACTTTACCCTTTTACTTTTGACTTTTCCTCTTTTACTCTCATAACCGCACGCCGGGCCGCTTCATCAATAGAAACAGTTCGATCACAGTAAGGCACGCCGTATTTCTCGAGAATCTTAAACCCTTCCCTTTCCCAAGAACCTGGGACTCTAAAAACGGCAATGGCTTCAGAAGGGAGACGGCCGGATTCTATAACCCCTTTAATCACACCCCGGGCCACCAGATCAACCCGGGTATTGCTCACCACGTTCATGATAACTGCTATCTGTTTAACTCCAGGCTTGGAAAGAATCAGCTTGGTCAACTCACAGACTTTTCGGACGCTGGGATTGCCACCGATCTCACAATAATTGGCAGGCTTTCCTCCATGGTTTCGGATAGCATCGAAGGCAGTTAGACTGGCCCCTCCCCCTCCGATAATAAGACCCAATTCCCCCTCAAACTCGATCATCCGTCCGGCAACCCCCCGGTGATCCAGACTATCGATTCTGGCCGCCTCCCTTTCAAACTCTGTGGCTTGTCGGATTCCTGTATCCCGTCGTGGAATTCCGAAGACCCGTTCCAACTCCGGATGACGGTAAAGGGCATCCTCCTCAATTTCCAAATGACCATCCAAAGCCACCACTTCCCCCTGGCTTGTTCTACCCAAGGGGTTGATCTCGGCCAGGGTGGCATCATAGCGGATGAATATTTCGACCAGCTTGAATAAAACTTCTGAAACCTGTAAAAGCTCCTTTCCTTTGATCCCGGCTTTAGCCACCACCTCTCGGGCTTGATGCTCCAGGAAACCCCGGGTCAATTTAAAAACCCGGGTGATAATTTTTTCTCGTTCTACCTTTGCAAGCTCTTCGATATCCACTCCGCCTTCGACGCTAAATAAAACAAGGGGGGTTTTAGCCGTTGTATCGTAGGTAACTCCCAGGTAGTATTCCCGTTCCAGGGGAAGTTTTTCTTCGATTAAAAGTTGACGTACTTCGTATCCCCGTATCCCATTTCCCAATAGGCGGTTGGCCAGACTTTTTGCCTCGGTCCGGCCAGAAGCAAAGATCACCCCTCCCGCCTTACCTCTTCCTCCAGATGGAATTTGAGCCTTTAAAACCAAATCCCCTTCCTCTTGGATCTCTTCAGGGGAAGTTATTAAAACACCTCTGGGAATTCGAATGCCGTGATGCTGAAATATT
This window of the Candidatus Limnocylindrales bacterium genome carries:
- a CDS encoding ATP-grasp domain-containing protein, translating into MNRILTCFLFDKTGGGHYKNGMRLLEYESKKIFQHHGIRIPRGVLITSPEEIQEEGDLVLKAQIPSGGRGKAGGVIFASGRTEAKSLANRLLGNGIRGYEVRQLLIEEKLPLEREYYLGVTYDTTAKTPLVLFSVEGGVDIEELAKVEREKIITRVFKLTRGFLEHQAREVVAKAGIKGKELLQVSEVLFKLVEIFIRYDATLAEINPLGRTSQGEVVALDGHLEIEEDALYRHPELERVFGIPRRDTGIRQATEFEREAARIDSLDHRGVAGRMIEFEGELGLIIGGGGASLTAFDAIRNHGGKPANYCEIGGNPSVRKVCELTKLILSKPGVKQIAVIMNVVSNTRVDLVARGVIKGVIESGRLPSEAIAVFRVPGSWEREGFKILEKYGVPYCDRTVSIDEAARRAVMRVKEEKSKVKG
- a CDS encoding succinate--CoA ligase subunit alpha, with translation MILADENTRLIVQGITGREAATFTKNLLDYGSKVVAGVTPGKGGLEVYGVPVYDTVQEALERSEQRENLKRTQFASIISVPPSVAKSAAFEALDHDIKLLVIVTERIPRRDVIEMVEYAEEKRARIIGPNSLGLISPHRIKIGMIGGPAEDVRKAYSPGPIGVMSRSGGMTTEIANLLTLHGIGQSTCVSIGGDPVVGSNFLDLLPLFEKDPETRGVVIFCEPGGTAEERLAEYVLEHRVSLPIVAFVAGRFADEMPGVRFGHAAVIVEGTKGSTRSKIEKFKEAGILVAEHLSEIVPLVRSFLDS
- a CDS encoding adenylate/guanylate cyclase domain-containing protein codes for the protein MADKTDKSGKKKRQSGEGRRMGFFISLIWTLLILLLYVLPRIEGSYYRFLRLNLLDIIEAYTLNFRFQLRGPRTPTNHILIVAVDEKTHDRLGRWQSTGRAWIADFIHILTQGGARIIGFDVSFSTTGENAALQAIQSLKADYLSKAGSNPNLDYLKHLQELEINLDYDARLEAALKSFGNAILGTYYLSANDAQQVTLEQSEANQQLMSRTRYGILRYRSAVRPPLKLERGVEVELNIPRFSSAAKSFGHFNVFPDVDGNRRWVPLLMEYKGNYYPSLDLEVARFALDPNASQPIIYIRETTEGRYGEVDSILLKDIVIPVDEQARLLINYYGPEGMFHYYSLADVILCERITGKPLDARCEKEIRPEDVKDKIVLLGWTGDISQDLHPTPFQAKFPGVEIHATVIENILQRDFLTRPGIAIAWDGLVILCVGFLIGFLLPRFRLAPGIVLTLFCIALLAGFVYGAFIYSKVWLNFTYPFLLIVINYTSLTSYKYFSEERRKREIRNAFQHYVAPAVVDELLEDVERLKLGGERKYLTVLFSDIRGFTSLSERLDAEELVHFLNEYLTPMTDIVMNYKGTLDKYMGDAIMAFFGAPLPQEDHAVRACKTALDMMTKLREMRIQWKAQGYPFLDIGIGINSGEVVVGNMGSHSRFDYTIIGDQVNLASRLEGVNKQYGTNIILSENTYKLIKGLPFIVRELDRITVKGKMEPVTIYELIGEGILSAEVQDFIQTFEAGLKEYRSQNWDQAIFCFEKALKIKTEDKACKLFLERCQNYKLNPPPPDWEGVHEMKEK
- the radC gene encoding DNA repair protein RadC; this translates as MEYRFTIKEMPEDERPRERLASFGPEALSNHELLAIILSTGYKAGGRTYTALELATQLLNHFGSLKELAKASFEELCKLPGVGPAKACQIKSAFELGNRVALSGGEPKPVIKRPQDVVQYFKNRMSLLKKEEFVVAILDTKNKLVKDVVISRGTLNASIVHPRDVFNVAVTHMASALILLHNHPSGDPSPSGEDIEITRRLAEVGKLMGIEVLDHIIIGDGNYASLKEMKLF